From one Xyrauchen texanus isolate HMW12.3.18 chromosome 17, RBS_HiC_50CHRs, whole genome shotgun sequence genomic stretch:
- the LOC127657884 gene encoding ataxin-1-like, with the protein MKSNQERSNECLPPKKREILAMEEKQVLVSAAASESQSGENLAWLASVATMASMAQIPNNAGPLRSNSNEPDSPPPSNKACTVVMEYPPVTTSAGFSFPSNSSMYRDVFSGPTVLTANSAVLSTSLHQTIGSVQYTQLPPNLQLIGPYTSYISSQIMPSTCSPTQPRRSPQEVLTTSAGISQASSIQNLGLQTQAQVLLPADYTSHDRAGLQTSLMLVSSSHLAANSNPELQSILGKDHPSLNLAESGGIYLRKPMSRVSTLTSSGSQVSPASTLFPHTLLQAPHNTPQQELSTSLYSATQLPIIGYITNAPSGSQQAVAGYQSNLPQHVVISGSPSLLIPVSATNFNPSTTEPEVIRCSVIPSAATASAALPQTFINTGPATASVLPNGQDITGSDGIHAPSAMQSPNQAQLPVLSASVVGSPVPLTPPASSSPHSSPSSPSASLPPFFMKGSIIQMADGELKRVEDLQTEDFVQSAEVSGELKLDSSTVERIEFSHSPNAVIIQFSVGENKAQVCVEVLMEYPFFVFGQGWSSCCPDRTTQLLALSCAKLSVGDVCISLTLKSLKNCPLKKDPFSDSILKPNPHLKGTKSNGLTEERPTQVSDLKGDCKITSGEENNVAGTLVETPKPGNILTLSENGGINPQKTYTSGADRAVCRKRRWSAPERGEMRRSQEDHQILPKFSFLPHQLKVSIEGHSSTGC; encoded by the exons ATGAAGTCTAACCAGGAGCGCAGTAATGAGTGCCTTCCGCCCAAGAAGCGGGAGATCTTAGCCATGGAAGAGAAGCAGGTGCTAGTGTCAGCTGCTGCCAGTGAGAGCCAGAGCGGAGAGAATTTGGCTTGGTTAGCCAGCGTTGCTACCATGGCTAGCATGGCCCAAATCCCTAACAATGCAGGCCCATTACGGAGTAACAGCAATGAGCCTGACAGCCCCCCACCATCAAATAAGGCTTGCACTGTGGTGATGGAATATCCTCCAGTGACTACATCTGCTGGTTTTTCATTCCCTTCAAATAGTTCAATGTACAGAGATGTCTTCTCTGGGCCTACAGTGCTAACAGCCAATTCTGCTGTACTCTCCACAAGCCTTCATCAAACCATAGGCTCCGTACAGTATACACAACTTCCCCCCAATCTCCAGCTCATAGGCCCCTATACAAGTTATATCTCTTCTCAGATTATGCCATCAACATGTAGTCCAACACAGCCACGAAGGTCACCGCAAGAGGTCTTGACCACCAGTGCTGGCATCTCCCAAGCTTCCAGCATTCAGAACCTTGGCCTCCAGACCCAAGCTCAGGTTCTGCTCCCAGCCGACTACACCTCTCATGACAGAGCAGGGTTGCAGACATCATTAATGTTGGTTTCCAGTAGCCACCTTGCAGCAAACAGTAACCCAGAGCTCCAAAGTATCTTGGGTAAGGACCACCCATCTTTGAACCTTGCCGAGAGTGGAGGTATCTATTTACGCAAGCCAATGTCCAGAGTGTCCACCCTTACATCCTCAGGCAGCCAGGTGTCTCCAGCTTCCACACTCTTCCCACACACACTCCTGCAGGCTCCTCACAACACTCCCCAACAGGAGCTCTCTACGAGTCTTTACTCTGCCACACAGCTCCCAATTATTGGCTACATCACCAATGCTCCTAGTGGGTCCCAACAAGCGGTAGCTGGTTACCAGAGCAATTTGCCACAGCACGTGGTGATCTCAGGCAGCCCCTCGCTGCTAATTCCAGTGAGTGCCACTAACTTCAATCCATCAACTACTGAGCCGGAGGTTATCCGCTGTTCTGTCATCCCTAGTGCAGCCACTGCATCAGCAGCTTTACCTCAAACCTTTATCAATACAGGACCAGCTACAGCTTCAGTCTTACCGAATGGTCAAGACATCACAGGTTCTGATGGAATTCATGCCCCCTCTGCCATGCAAAGTCCAAACCAAGCACAGCTGCCTGTTCTGTCAGCCAGTGTAGTGGGATCTCCGGTCCCTCTAACACCTCCAGCATCCTCAAGCCCTCACAGctcaccatcatcaccatcagcAAGCCTACCACCATTCTTCATGAAGGGCTCCATTATCCAAATGGCGGATGGTGAGCTGAAGCGTGTGGAAGATCTGCAGACAGAGGACTTTGTGCAGAGTGCAGAGGTGAGCGGAGAGCTGAAGCTTGACTCCAGCACTGTAGAGCGTATAGAATTCAGCCACAGTCCCAATGCTGTCATCATCCAGTTCTCAGTTGGAGAGAACAAAGCACAG GTATGTGTAGAGGTACTGATGGAATACCCTTTCTTCGTGTTTGGTCAAGGTTGGTCATCTTGCTGTCCTGACCGCACCACCCAGTTGCTTGCACTGTCCTGTGCCAAGCTCTCTGTGGGTGATGTTTGTATCTCTCTCACCCTTAAAAGCCTGAAAAATTGCCCTTTAAAAAAAGATCCCTTTTCAGACTCTATATTGAAACCCAACCCTCATTTGAAAGGAACCAAAAGCAATGGGCTCACTGAGGAAAGACCAACCCAAGTGTCAGATCTTAAAGGGGATTGTAAAATAACATCAGGAGAGGAGAACAATGTTGCAGGAACACTAGTTGAGACTCCCAAACCAGGAAACATTTTGACCCTATCAGAGAATGGAGGCATAAACCCtcaaaaaacatacacatctggtGCTGACAGAGCAGTTTGCCGCAAGAGGAGATGGTCTGCTCCAGAGAGAGGGGAAATGAGGAGGTCACAGGAGGACCATCAGATTTTACCCAAATTTTCTTTCCTCCCACATCAGCTGAAGGTCAGCATTGAGGGCCACTCCAGCACAGGTTGCTGA